One genomic region from Evansella sp. LMS18 encodes:
- a CDS encoding ABC transporter ATP-binding protein, with amino-acid sequence MGNENKLLQVKDLETHFHTENGVIPSVNGVSFDVKEGETVGIVGESGCGKSVTSLSIMGLVGSPGKIENGEILFEGKDLTKLSKNEIRKLRGNELAMIFQEPLTSLNPLFTVGNQISESIIQHQKVSKAEAKKKSIEMLDKVGIPRPDKVFSSYPHSLSGGMRQRVMIAMALSCNPKLLIADEPTTALDVTIQAQILELMKDLTREYNTSIMLITHDLGVVAEMVDTVIVMYAGQVVEHTDVFTLFKDPKHPYTKGLLDSTPKIHELKEELQSIEGTVPSPENMPKGCRFSPRCPFVMEKCIDHMPALEETNGDHKVRCWLHVEEEVAN; translated from the coding sequence ATGGGAAACGAGAATAAATTGCTTCAAGTGAAAGACCTGGAAACTCATTTTCACACGGAGAATGGAGTTATACCTTCTGTTAATGGTGTTTCCTTTGATGTAAAAGAAGGTGAAACGGTTGGAATTGTCGGTGAATCAGGGTGTGGAAAAAGCGTTACCTCGCTTTCGATAATGGGCCTGGTAGGTTCACCTGGAAAAATAGAAAATGGTGAGATTCTCTTTGAAGGGAAGGATCTGACCAAGCTTTCTAAAAATGAAATACGCAAGCTGCGCGGAAATGAGCTTGCAATGATTTTCCAGGAACCGTTGACCTCTCTGAACCCTTTGTTTACTGTTGGGAACCAGATCTCTGAATCTATCATCCAGCATCAGAAGGTTAGTAAGGCAGAAGCAAAAAAGAAGAGTATTGAAATGCTGGATAAAGTAGGGATACCTCGTCCGGATAAGGTGTTTTCTTCCTATCCTCACTCTTTAAGCGGGGGAATGAGGCAGAGGGTCATGATAGCTATGGCTTTATCATGTAACCCTAAACTTTTGATTGCGGATGAACCTACAACAGCGCTTGATGTTACAATCCAGGCGCAGATTCTTGAACTGATGAAAGATTTAACAAGAGAATACAATACATCGATTATGCTTATTACCCACGACCTTGGAGTAGTGGCAGAGATGGTTGATACAGTAATCGTGATGTATGCGGGACAAGTCGTTGAGCACACGGATGTGTTTACGTTATTCAAGGATCCGAAGCATCCTTATACAAAAGGACTGCTGGACAGCACACCGAAAATCCACGAACTGAAAGAAGAACTGCAGTCCATTGAAGGAACAGTGCCGAGCCCGGAAAACATGCCGAAAGGATGCCGTTTCAGCCCGCGCTGCCCTTTTGTAATGGAAAAGTGCATTGATCATATGCCGGCGCTTGAAGAAACAAATGGAGACCATAAAGTGCGATGCTGGCTGCATGTCGAGGAAGAGGTGGCTAACTAA
- a CDS encoding ABC transporter permease produces MGKYLLRRILQFIPVLLIISFIIFSLVFIAGDPVALMLPEDASQEDIQDLRESLGLDRPFIVQYGSYLMNLVQGDFGDSFRYNASALPIVLERLPATLELAVAAMAVAIIISIPLGIWSATKQNSFMDFFATGGAVIGKAMPNFWLGIMLILLFSVTLGWLPVSGRGTLAHLILPAITLGTGIAAEMTRLIRSSMIEVLSQDYVRTAKSKGIKDFFVVYKHAFRNTLIPVITITALQTSTVVGGTLITETVFSWPGLGQLLIQAVNTRDMAIVQACVFLIAIMVIAMNLIADILYRLLDPRIKYN; encoded by the coding sequence ATGGGGAAGTATCTCTTAAGACGTATACTTCAGTTTATACCAGTTCTCCTGATCATATCTTTTATTATATTTTCACTCGTTTTCATCGCTGGTGATCCGGTGGCATTAATGCTTCCTGAAGATGCGAGCCAGGAAGATATTCAGGACTTAAGAGAGTCACTGGGACTGGACAGGCCGTTTATCGTCCAGTACGGGTCATATCTCATGAATTTGGTGCAAGGTGATTTCGGAGACTCGTTCCGGTATAACGCCAGTGCGTTGCCTATTGTGCTTGAACGGCTTCCTGCAACGCTGGAGCTGGCTGTTGCTGCAATGGCTGTAGCGATTATCATCTCCATACCGCTTGGAATATGGTCGGCTACAAAGCAGAATTCATTCATGGATTTCTTCGCAACAGGCGGTGCCGTTATTGGAAAGGCTATGCCTAACTTCTGGCTTGGAATTATGCTGATTTTACTTTTCTCCGTAACACTCGGTTGGCTGCCGGTATCTGGACGGGGCACATTAGCCCATTTAATTCTTCCTGCCATTACATTGGGAACGGGAATAGCAGCGGAGATGACAAGGCTTATACGTTCAAGCATGATTGAGGTTTTAAGCCAGGATTATGTCAGAACAGCCAAAAGTAAGGGTATTAAAGATTTCTTTGTTGTATATAAACATGCGTTTCGTAATACATTGATTCCTGTAATTACGATTACAGCATTACAAACATCCACCGTAGTAGGAGGAACTCTGATCACAGAGACAGTATTTTCATGGCCAGGACTGGGACAGCTCCTTATCCAGGCGGTAAATACAAGGGATATGGCGATCGTGCAGGCTTGTGTGTTCCTCATTGCGATAATGGTAATTGCTATGAATTTAATTGCAGACATTTTATACAGACTGCTTGATCCAAGAATAAAATACAACTAG
- a CDS encoding ABC transporter permease — MSANPQASLPEESAGKNVEYKKPNSFKRWMRLLLRSKTGTAGLIIVLAMVFIAVFADFLAPHDPAQINAANMTMPPFWLEGGSTTHILGTDSLGRDLLSRIIYGSQVSLLVGVSAVVLAGIIGVTVGLIAGFYGGIIDNVLMRLVDSFLAIPNILFALVILSVFGPSVITLIIVLGVTNWVNYARLVRGEVLSIKEREFVKAARSIGVRNNKIIMRHLLPNVISAFIVISTLSVATTIILEASLSFLGLGIQPPTVSWGGILSDGRDYLATSWWVATFPGVMITITVLGIIFLGDWLRDVLDPRSQTRK, encoded by the coding sequence ATGTCAGCGAACCCACAGGCGAGCCTGCCGGAAGAGTCGGCGGGTAAAAACGTGGAATATAAAAAGCCGAACTCCTTCAAGAGATGGATGAGGCTTCTGTTAAGAAGTAAAACAGGAACTGCAGGGCTGATTATCGTCCTGGCTATGGTTTTTATAGCTGTCTTCGCCGATTTTCTGGCGCCCCACGATCCGGCACAAATTAACGCGGCGAATATGACAATGCCTCCGTTCTGGCTGGAAGGTGGGAGCACGACCCATATTTTAGGTACGGACAGCCTCGGGCGCGATCTTCTGAGCCGTATTATATACGGGTCACAAGTATCCTTGCTGGTTGGTGTTTCAGCTGTTGTTTTAGCCGGGATTATCGGTGTAACCGTAGGCTTAATTGCAGGATTCTATGGGGGAATTATCGATAATGTATTAATGCGTCTCGTGGATTCATTTTTAGCGATTCCTAATATTCTGTTCGCCCTGGTCATATTAAGTGTTTTTGGCCCTAGTGTAATTACATTGATTATTGTATTAGGGGTTACAAACTGGGTTAACTACGCCCGGCTTGTGCGTGGAGAAGTACTTTCTATAAAGGAAAGGGAATTCGTGAAAGCAGCCAGATCCATAGGTGTGCGGAATAATAAAATTATTATGAGGCATCTCCTTCCTAATGTTATTTCTGCTTTTATCGTCATATCCACTTTAAGTGTGGCGACAACGATTATTCTAGAAGCGTCGCTAAGTTTCCTTGGCCTTGGAATTCAGCCGCCGACCGTTTCCTGGGGCGGAATCTTGAGTGATGGACGGGATTACCTGGCAACGAGCTGGTGGGTTGCCACATTTCCTGGAGTAATGATTACGATCACGGTACTGGGTATTATCTTCCTGGGTGACTGGCTACGTGATGTACTTGATCCGCGATCTCAAACCCGCAAGTAA
- a CDS encoding ABC transporter substrate-binding protein yields MKKKSLLFGGMLGASMIMLAACGGDEDTSTNEADGNENGNGNVSEGAADVDEDDRTLTIAMGTDIVSFDIHDHNNTSTEAVHDNMFNYLFKKDENQEIHPELVEEYEQIDDRTLKISLIEGVEFHNGEPLTSDDVKFTLERVATDDTLREHPNYNQIQEVEVIDDLTFRIITHEPEPSLFHRLSRIGSGILPSEYIEENGWDHFLNNPVGTGPYQFEEWVRDDRVVFTPFENYFEGAVEEWDEVVYRVIPENSTRVSELLTGGVDIAVNIPPADWERVEDNDGTHMKSETSNRTVMLILRATEGYPTSDVRVRQAINYAIDNEALTENVLQGAATPTRTRVAPGNFGANPDLYDTYVYDVEKAQELLDEAGYGDGFEMTLHSPRGRYLQDAEVSEMVAGMLAAVGIQVNVEFMEWSNFVDMRAAHTNEDAYLIGLGNSMFDGAYSVDWYRSERFEGETDYVNEEIDALLEASATNMDQEEREQQIQQIEEIAAEDVPHIMLHQETINLGINDRIDFTPTMDEMMYVPSITRN; encoded by the coding sequence GTGAAAAAGAAATCGCTTTTATTCGGAGGTATGCTGGGGGCAAGTATGATTATGCTGGCAGCATGCGGGGGAGATGAAGATACTTCCACAAATGAAGCAGATGGAAATGAAAATGGAAATGGTAATGTATCAGAAGGTGCAGCTGATGTTGATGAGGATGACAGAACGCTGACAATTGCTATGGGAACAGATATCGTCAGCTTTGATATCCACGACCATAACAATACATCGACAGAAGCTGTCCATGATAATATGTTTAACTACTTATTCAAAAAGGATGAAAATCAGGAGATTCATCCTGAGTTAGTAGAAGAGTATGAGCAGATTGATGACCGTACTTTAAAAATTTCACTCATCGAAGGCGTGGAATTCCACAATGGTGAGCCACTTACATCTGATGATGTGAAATTCACCCTTGAGAGAGTAGCTACAGATGACACGTTAAGAGAACATCCAAACTATAACCAGATCCAGGAAGTTGAAGTGATTGATGATTTAACTTTCCGTATTATAACTCATGAGCCAGAACCTTCTTTATTCCACCGGCTTTCCCGTATTGGTTCCGGGATACTGCCTAGCGAGTATATCGAAGAAAACGGCTGGGACCACTTCCTTAATAACCCGGTTGGGACAGGCCCTTACCAGTTTGAAGAGTGGGTTCGTGATGACCGTGTCGTGTTCACTCCATTTGAGAACTATTTTGAAGGCGCTGTTGAAGAATGGGATGAGGTTGTTTACCGTGTAATCCCTGAGAACTCTACAAGAGTATCTGAGCTTCTGACAGGCGGTGTCGATATCGCAGTTAATATCCCGCCGGCTGACTGGGAGAGAGTAGAAGATAACGATGGCACACATATGAAATCAGAAACATCCAACCGTACAGTGATGCTTATCCTCAGAGCGACAGAAGGTTATCCAACAAGTGATGTGCGTGTCCGCCAGGCAATCAACTATGCAATCGACAATGAAGCACTGACAGAAAACGTACTTCAGGGCGCGGCAACACCTACACGAACTCGTGTTGCTCCAGGTAACTTCGGCGCTAATCCTGATTTGTACGACACATATGTTTACGACGTGGAAAAAGCTCAGGAACTTCTTGATGAGGCTGGCTATGGTGATGGATTCGAAATGACTCTTCATTCCCCTCGCGGCCGTTACCTGCAGGATGCGGAAGTAAGTGAAATGGTTGCTGGAATGCTTGCAGCTGTTGGCATTCAGGTTAATGTAGAATTCATGGAGTGGAGTAATTTCGTGGATATGCGTGCAGCACATACGAACGAAGATGCTTACTTAATTGGTTTAGGTAACTCGATGTTCGATGGAGCATATTCCGTTGACTGGTACCGTTCTGAGCGTTTCGAAGGCGAAACTGATTACGTCAACGAGGAAATCGATGCGTTGCTGGAAGCTTCAGCGACTAACATGGATCAGGAAGAACGAGAGCAGCAAATCCAGCAGATTGAAGAAATCGCTGCAGAAGATGTTCCTCACATCATGCTTCACCAGGAAACAATCAACCTCGGTATAAATGACCGTATTGATTTTACACCAACAATGGATGAGATGATGTACGTTCCGTCCATTACCAGAAACTAA
- a CDS encoding Lrp/AsnC family transcriptional regulator: protein MLDNTDMKIIDELSGNSRITMKELGEKVHLTGPATTARVAKLEDSGIIEGYSIKVNQEKLGFHVHAFITVITHTMNHLPLLAFLKTQEKYVIHNYKISGDGCYLLESKFPSNEQMNQFLEELNGYANYKLSIVIGK from the coding sequence ATGTTAGATAATACTGACATGAAAATCATTGATGAACTGTCCGGGAACAGCCGGATAACCATGAAGGAATTAGGGGAGAAGGTTCATTTGACCGGACCAGCAACAACTGCCCGGGTGGCAAAATTAGAGGACAGTGGGATTATTGAGGGATACTCTATTAAGGTTAATCAAGAAAAGTTGGGCTTTCATGTACATGCTTTTATTACTGTCATTACGCACACTATGAATCACCTGCCATTATTGGCATTCCTGAAAACACAGGAAAAGTACGTAATACATAATTATAAAATCAGCGGAGACGGCTGCTATCTCCTCGAATCTAAGTTTCCTTCCAACGAACAGATGAACCAGTTTCTCGAAGAATTAAATGGGTATGCCAACTATAAATTATCGATTGTGATCGGTAAATAG